A stretch of Candidatus Sphingomonas phytovorans DNA encodes these proteins:
- the dapB gene encoding 4-hydroxy-tetrahydrodipicolinate reductase produces MTMIGIIGSAGRMGQALAGVVSDLGGTLAGGIDAGGDPATLAHAADVLLDFSVPSALEANLAAAVAAGTPILVGTTGLSPAHHALIDEAAKRVAVLQTGTVSLGVTLIARLVREAASVLGTDWDIEIVETHHRHKVDAPSGTALLLGEAAAAGRGIPLAEAKVTDRAGLIGARAEGTIGFASLRGGSVAGDHQVVFAGSGERIEIGHRAESREIFARGAITAALWLADKPAGRYQMAEVLGL; encoded by the coding sequence ATGACCATGATCGGCATCATCGGCAGCGCTGGACGAATGGGGCAGGCATTGGCCGGCGTCGTCTCCGACCTGGGCGGGACCCTGGCCGGCGGGATCGACGCCGGGGGCGATCCCGCAACGCTGGCGCACGCTGCCGATGTGCTGCTGGATTTCTCGGTGCCCTCGGCGCTCGAGGCGAATCTCGCCGCGGCGGTGGCGGCGGGCACGCCGATCCTGGTCGGCACCACCGGCCTGTCGCCCGCACATCACGCCTTGATCGACGAGGCAGCAAAACGGGTGGCCGTGCTCCAGACCGGCACCGTGTCGCTCGGCGTCACGCTGATCGCGCGGCTGGTGCGCGAGGCAGCGTCGGTGCTCGGCACCGACTGGGATATCGAGATCGTCGAGACGCACCATCGCCACAAGGTCGATGCGCCGTCAGGCACCGCGCTGCTGCTCGGCGAAGCGGCGGCGGCCGGTCGCGGCATCCCGCTTGCCGAAGCGAAAGTGACCGACCGGGCCGGGCTGATAGGCGCGCGGGCCGAGGGGACGATCGGCTTTGCCAGCCTGCGCGGCGGCTCGGTCGCCGGGGATCACCAGGTGGTGTTCGCAGGGTCGGGTGAACGCATCGAGATCGGCCACCGCGCCGAGAGCCGCGAGATCTTCGCGCGCGGCGCGATCACCGCAGCGCTGTGGCTCGCGGACAAGCCCGCCGGACGGTACCAGATGGCGGAGGTGCTGGGTCTTTGA
- the nth gene encoding endonuclease III, whose protein sequence is MKKADVVEFFARLAADNPHPETELEYTNPYTLLVAVALSAQATDVGVNKATRRLFAEVDTPGKMVALGEEALKQHIKTIGLFNTKAKNVIALSEKLIADYGGEVPADRDALETLPGVGRKTANVVMNTAFGAETFAVDTHIFRVGNRTGLARGKTPLAVELGLEKTVPQPFRLHAHHWLILHGRYVCKARTPECWRCVVWDLCAYKPKTPAPTRGAAKEA, encoded by the coding sequence TTGAAAAAGGCGGATGTCGTCGAGTTCTTCGCGCGGCTCGCGGCGGACAATCCGCATCCCGAGACCGAGCTCGAATACACCAATCCCTATACCCTGCTCGTCGCGGTCGCCCTGTCCGCGCAGGCGACCGATGTCGGCGTCAACAAGGCGACGCGGCGCCTGTTCGCGGAGGTCGACACGCCCGGGAAGATGGTGGCGCTTGGCGAGGAGGCGCTGAAGCAGCACATCAAGACGATCGGCCTGTTCAACACCAAGGCGAAGAACGTCATCGCCCTCTCCGAAAAGCTGATCGCCGACTATGGGGGCGAGGTGCCGGCCGACCGCGACGCGCTCGAAACGCTGCCCGGCGTCGGCCGCAAGACCGCGAACGTGGTGATGAACACCGCCTTCGGCGCCGAGACCTTCGCGGTCGATACGCATATCTTCCGAGTCGGCAACCGCACCGGCCTCGCGCGCGGCAAGACACCGCTCGCGGTGGAGCTGGGCCTTGAGAAAACGGTGCCCCAGCCCTTCCGCCTCCACGCCCATCACTGGCTGATCCTCCACGGCCGCTATGTCTGCAAGGCACGCACTCCCGAATGCTGGCGATGCGTGGTATGGGACTTGTGCGCCTATAAACCGAAGACGCCGGCGCCGACACGCGGCGCCGCCAAGGAGGCCTGA
- a CDS encoding DUF2958 domain-containing protein: MRAALRANDSARLDALGKGKRKPDPIPVVRFFNPAGQATWIATEIDEDGVMFGLADLGFGSPELGYFALEELESLRRPFGLGIERDILFEGKLPLSVYAQAACRAGSLVLVERLLHQAAAVLRGGR; encoded by the coding sequence ATCCGCGCGGCGCTGCGCGCCAACGATAGCGCCCGGCTCGATGCGCTGGGCAAGGGCAAGCGCAAACCCGATCCCATTCCGGTCGTCCGATTCTTCAATCCCGCGGGTCAGGCAACCTGGATCGCCACCGAGATCGATGAGGACGGGGTCATGTTCGGCCTCGCCGACCTTGGCTTTGGCAGTCCGGAATTAGGCTATTTTGCGCTCGAAGAACTGGAGTCGCTTCGCCGGCCCTTCGGTCTCGGCATCGAGCGCGACATCCTGTTCGAGGGCAAGCTTCCCTTGTCGGTTTATGCCCAGGCCGCATGTCGGGCCGGCTCTTTGGTTCTGGTCGAACGCCTGCTCCATCAGGCCGCCGCCGTATTGAGAGGAGGCCGGTGA
- a CDS encoding type II toxin-antitoxin system RelE/ParE family toxin, whose translation MASFRVSATANQRLDEIFAYTYDTWGQNQAGAYIRSLFACFERIATRDIASRAIPAEFEVEGFYCRHERHYVYWRRLSDGAVGIVTILHERMHQLDRLRQDSR comes from the coding sequence ATGGCGTCGTTTCGGGTTTCCGCTACCGCCAATCAGCGGCTCGACGAGATTTTTGCCTATACATATGACACCTGGGGGCAGAATCAGGCGGGGGCCTATATTCGCAGCCTGTTCGCTTGTTTCGAGAGGATCGCGACACGCGATATCGCCTCGCGCGCCATCCCGGCCGAGTTCGAGGTCGAAGGCTTTTATTGCCGGCACGAGCGCCACTATGTCTATTGGCGACGGCTGAGCGATGGAGCAGTCGGCATCGTCACGATCCTGCATGAGCGCATGCACCAATTGGACCGGCTTCGTCAGGATTCGAGGTAG
- a CDS encoding addiction module antitoxin, whose amino-acid sequence MTLNVRISGVLSDFVATHVGDDGAYENISEYVRDLIRRDKERSEAETFERLKAELVHAFAEPEGSYAVLDADDVIARNSRA is encoded by the coding sequence ATGACATTGAACGTCCGGATCAGCGGCGTGCTCAGCGATTTCGTCGCGACGCATGTCGGCGATGATGGCGCCTACGAAAATATCAGCGAATATGTTCGCGACCTGATCCGGCGCGACAAGGAGCGCAGCGAGGCGGAGACGTTCGAGCGGCTGAAGGCGGAACTGGTCCACGCCTTCGCGGAGCCGGAGGGCAGCTATGCTGTTCTTGATGCGGACGATGTGATCGCACGCAACAGCCGGGCCTGA